The genomic stretch CTACATCCGGATGATGTTCACCCAACACCTGTTCTCTAATTTCCAAAGCCCTTTTACAAAACTGTTCCGCTTCCCGGTACTTGCCACGCTTTCCATGCAGCACAGTAAGATTATTGAGTGTCGCGGCGACAGCAGGATGCGTCTCTCCGAGAGACTTCTCGCGAATAGCTAGAGCTTCTTTCAATAAACCTTCGGCCTCGTCGAACTTACGCTGATCCCGATAAACTAGCGCCAAAATGTTCAACATCGTCGCAACATCCGGGTGATCGCGACCTTCAGTCCTCTTCAGTTTCTCCAGAGCTTGCTTGCAAAGCGGAACAACTACCTGATGGTTTCCTTGAATAGCGTGCTGAATAATCAGGTTGTGGACCGCTCGAAACTTTGCAGGCATCTCGTAGCTAGCTTGACTAGCAATTCGATTAGACCTTACTTTTGGTTCTtcttccaatccaatccaatcagGATTTTTCCCATCGTTCGGCGGGTTTTCATCGTATCTTTTCAACGACACCATAAACTCTGCGTGTTTCTTTTCTTCCTGCAACTGCACTACGGTTGCCTCCGACGTGAACAGCCGTTGTTGGGTGTCCTTCAATTCATCGCGCAGCCACAAATTTTCCTTGGTTAGTTGCTCAACCCGCAAACGATTCTTATTGTTCTCAGCTTCTACACCTTCGGTATGTGATGAAATCAGCAGCATTATTTGAGTATCCAGTAAAGCCTGCTCAATATTGGCGATACTGTTTTTCACTATTTGCAATTTCTCCGAATCAAAGGTAGGACTATCGATAGAACCTTCAGCTATCGAGAGATATTTGCTGTACAGTGGTTCAAGCTCATTCTGTACGGCTCGAATATTGGAAATGATCGTTTCTAGGGCCATCTTGCAGACTTGAAGTACTAGTGAGCCGTGGTCAATTTGTCAATATGATATATGGCAATTAGGTAAGTTGAATCGTTTACCTATATACACTACCGTTCCCGGACGAATCTAATTGATTGCCTAATTGCAGTGCTTACAGTTTTTCCTTATTGATGCCAGGTAATGTAAGTTTTGTCTCGTAACCACATCgaggttcaaatattttttcgaaaagtttaccTAAAAATCGTAGACAATGTAACAAATCCATCTCTGATAGACTTATATTTTACTTATATTATTGTAATAATATTTAAGTAATCATAATTTAGTGAGATTCAATCCGGTCATATCATTAATTCATAAAATCATACGTTTATTCAGAATATTACGAAGTCCAACAAAAACTTTaacgtaatttttttatttttctcttgagTAAATAACTATCCAATGTAATAATCGATTCGCGTTATACAATTCCAGCCAGAGATAtaatttatattattctaaataataatgtgaaatgaAGGATCGCCCTAATGCAGCAATACGAAAACGTTTATTTTTTGGAGTTCACATAACAATGATAATAACTTTGTGAGGAAACGTATGCATTCATGTTTAACTGTTTTAATTTTGAATGCATTGTTTTATAACGTTAGAAGTACAGTTCAGTATGGTGAACTGAAATTGTgaaataacataatttgataGCAAACTCGATATGTTAACAATTGAGAGCTGTTGTACCTTAAAGtcaatttttgacttttttaaaCTTTGTTTAAGTTTCTACGATGAtagcacagtgcaacaatttttttgccttggcttctatgtatgatttttgatgaagtttgatgcgaaaataaatttcccggagtttgaacatatttcaacttaaggggcaacaatggcgccattttgaatttttgagaaactggtaatttttgatgttttttcgacgccattttgttttaagaccaaatatcaaaattccaagagtttgtccacatattagcatctttttacccatctttaaaaaaaaaaaacagatcttaaatcggatacaaactgagctcaaaacggtgattctacgaaaccggttttggcatggtgcTTGTATATTTCACAATAACGACCAAcgatacaatgataaccgctcctctttaatctataacctttgcgatgacttcgacatgactattttaaacaacggtgaaatgacacgtatcccgaaacctccagcgcgcccaagcgctttggatctatccttatgttcgacgtcgctacggttggattgcacatggaaggtaatccttgatcctcacggtagcgaccatttgcctattcttatttcaattaataacgggtcaactcgcatgcgaccaattgacattccgtatgacctcacacggaatgtcgattggaagttatacgaggaaatgatttcaaaagcggtcgagtcgattcaacatcatccaccacttgaagaatacaacctcctcacgggcttgattctcgactccgcgttgcaagcccaaacgaagaaatatcccggcgtaacgatcaaagaacggccttccactccgtggtgggaccaagagtgctccgatgtctacacgcaaagatccgacgcgtatctgaccttccgggatacagacgatgccgacgactttaaacgttattcggagcttgataccaagtttaaaagcttgactaaggcaaagaaacgcggatattggcgtcggttcgtaaacgagacgtcgagggagacatcaatgagcactctttggaacacagcccgaagaatgcggaatcgcgtaacggtcaacgaaagcgaggagtcttcaagtaggtggatatttgattttgccaggaaagtatgtccggactctgttcctgagcaaaacattgttcgcgatgcgtctccgggccacgcggcgattgaatcaccttttacgatggcagaattttcagttgccctcctgtcctgtaacaataacgcgcctgggttagatagaatcaaattcaacttgttgaagaatctacccggcaatgccaagaagcgcttgttgaacttgttcaataagttcctggagcaaaatattgtaccgcaggattggaggcaagtgaaggtgatcgccatccaaaaaccagggaaaccagcttctgatcacaactctgaTAGGCCggttgcaatgctatcctgtatccggaaattgatggaaaaatgatactccgtcgtttagaccattgggtcgaatcaaatggtctactatcagatactcaatttggcttccgccgtgccaaagggacgaatgattgtcttgcgttgctttcaacagctattcagctggcgtatgctcgcaaagaacaaatggcgtctgcgttcttggacattaagggggcttttgattccgtttctattgacattctttcgggtaaacttcaccgacaaggattttctccaattttgaacaattttttgcacaatttgttgtccgaaaagcacatgcattttacgcacggcgatttggcaacttttcgcattagctacatgggtcttccccagggctcatgtttaagccccctctttacaacttttatgtaaatgacatcgacgaatgtctggcaaactcatgcacgataagacaacttgcagacgacagtgtaatctctgttacaggagccaaagctgccgatttgcaaggaccattgcaagataccttggacaatttgtctgcttgggctttacagctaggtatcgaattctctccggagaagactgagatagtagttttttctaggaagcatgaacctgctcagcttcaaacacaattaatgggtaaaacgatttctcaggttttggtacacaaatatcttggtgtctggttcgactctaaaagcacctggggttgtcacgtgaggtatctgatgaaaaaatgtcaacaaagagtgaattttcttcgtacaataaccggacaacggtggggagcccacccaggagaccttataaggctttaccaaacaacgatattgtctgttattgagtacgggtgtttctgcttccgctccgcagcaaacacacatttgatcaaactggagcgaatacaatatcgttgtttgcgtatcgccttaggttgcatgcagtcgacccatacgatgagtttggaggtcttagctggagtactaccattaaaaaaccgcttctggagcctgtcttctcgtattcttatcaaatgtgaggtcttgaaccgtcccgtgattgaaaattttgaaaggttaatcgaacttaattctcaaacccgttttatgacattgtatttcaatcacatgtcccaaaatattaacccttcttcgattattccaaatcgtgtcgacttatcaaatacttctgattctactgtggtttttgatacatccatgatagaagaaactcgtgaaatcccggatcatttacgcgtgcagcagatccccaaaattttttccaataaatatcgaaacatcaactacgacaatatgtactacactgacggatcacttcttgatgggtccactggcttcggtatcttcaataacaatataaccgtctcccataagctcgataatcctgcttctgtttacgtcgcagaattagctgcaattcagtaca from Wyeomyia smithii strain HCP4-BCI-WySm-NY-G18 chromosome 3, ASM2978416v1, whole genome shotgun sequence encodes the following:
- the LOC129728344 gene encoding kinesin light chain-like — protein: MALETIISNIRAVQNELEPLYSKYLSIAEGSIDSPTFDSEKLQIVKNSIANIEQALLDTQIMLLISSHTEGVEAENNKNRLRVEQLTKENLWLRDELKDTQQRLFTSEATVVQLQEEKKHAEFMVSLKRYDENPPNDGKNPDWIGLEEEPKVRSNRIASQASYEMPAKFRAVHNLIIQHAIQGNHQVVVPLCKQALEKLKRTEGRDHPDVATMLNILALVYRDQRKFDEAEGLLKEALAIREKSLGETHPAVAATLNNLTVLHGKRGKYREAEQFCKRALEIREQVLGEHHPDVAKQLNNLALLCQNQSKYYKAELYYKRALQIYTLLSPNDPNVVKTRNNLSSCYQKIHGKFKGGKGLYKHVLKRVHDNDSANEVSAELVAENQESNK